The following is a genomic window from Mustela lutreola isolate mMusLut2 chromosome 5, mMusLut2.pri, whole genome shotgun sequence.
AACACTGGCAAAATGGGGCAAAGTAGGTTTCACCTGCTCAGAAATCACTGGGTCCCAGAGCTGTGGTGAGGTCTGCTTTAGACAGAAATGATGtggattcaaaaagaaaaaaaaaagaaagaaagaaatgataggGATTCACGCAGAGCTGATTCTGGAAAAGGAGACCGACTTgcaaaaattttcatatttaataataagaaaaaggaaagtccTCAGAGAAGGCACGGTCAGTCGGATCTAGGGAGCAGTCCTGTAAGACAGGTGGGACAGGACCTGGAAGTCTGGGGTCTGAAGCCCCACCCTGCCAGCTGTGAGCTTCGAACAACACACAATCCACCGAGCTCCTGGCCTGTGGCTGGCATGTGGCGGGTCTTCGGTGCACCATGGCAGCTCCTGCTCCAAGCtgctccctgggcccctgggctgctGCCTGACCTTGCTGGCATTACCAGCActtgcttctgtctctccttgcAGGGCTCTTTGCTGCAGTCAAACTCATTTTTCCTTTCGTCATGGCCCTTCCCACCTCCACCACACTGTTCCCTCATCTTAGAGTATTGTCTCCTGTATTTCCCACCTTCTCCAACCCTCTGTTTCTCTAAACATCCAAGTCCTATGGTTTCTTCTGGATCAGCATCAAATGCCATCTCCTAGCCAAGATTCCCCGCCCCCCAGCTGCCGGCTTGCTCCTTCCCTGTGCCCCAGGCCACACATCGGTGTTTGTCTAGGGACTGGTCACATTCTGCCTGCATGAGGGTCCTCCGCAGTCCTGTGTTTTGTCTCTGAACCAGACTGGaagtttttggggtgagggcataTGTTTCGTCCATCCGTGTCATCTCGGTGCCTGTCCTGCAAGCAGTAGGTGCTCCCTGTGCTTTGGTGGATGAATGAGGGGCTGAACAAGTAAGTAAGGGGTGTGCAGAGCATGGCTAGAAGGTAGGGGAAggatgaagggagggagggagggcagaggtggCTGAGACCTCGGAAGCTCTGGCCTTGCCATCGCCCTTgctgggagtggcagagggagcacTCCCCCAGGTGAACAACCTCAAGGCTCTGCTGGGCTAGGTCCTGCCCATGTTGTAAAACAGCAATTGCTTCCTCTtcagggctggagggagaggtggggtgaCTTAGGGGCCGAGCCCCAGCGTGTGACGACAATTTATAAGCTGGGGCGCCGGGCCCCTCAGCACCACGACCCTTCTTCCTCATCCTCCAGCTGTCCCAGCAGAATGGCCTTCAGTGGCAAGTACGAGTTCGAGAGCGACAAGAATTATGACGAGTTCATGAAGCGCCTTGGTGAGTGAGGGCATGAGGACCCCTTCCCTGGGTTAGTTTGTCACAGCCAGCTTGGGGCCACCAACCCAAACTCCTTGCAACCCAGAGAAGCTGAGTTACTAGTCTGAGGACACACAGCCAGTAGTTGGTGAGGTGCAGACTTGACTGGTTTACTCCTTCATTCATACATACACTGAAGACCTGCTACAGGCGAGGGCCAGCCCGGGTTCCTGATGGGCTGCCTCAGCatgacatgcccaaggtcacgcTGTCAGTTAGGGGCAGAGATGATGAGCACCCAGGACCCAGTAATGAGATGATGAGTAGTGCTGGGGAAGAGGTGACCCAGAGGCCAGGTGTGACAAGCCATGCATTCATTTGGCCATTCAACAAACATGGGCCTCTTACTGCGCTAGGAACTGTGGGCCGAGATTAGAAAACTGCTCCCCTTCACAGCTCCGTTTGTAGCGCCCATTGTGAGGAACCCATGGGACCGTGGCCATGACACTCCTGCAGAAATCCTGGGGCACTCTCTAAGTCGAGGCAGTGCCATTGTCAAGAGTCAGAGGGAGGCCCCAAGGGAGAGGCCCTGAGAGCAGGGCACGTGCGCTCTGGGGCCTCGGGGAGACAAGAGCCCTTCTGAGTCAGTTACTGGGAGTGGCCCAGAAGGAACAGTGACTTGGTGTCACCTACAACAGCCTCATGTAGAATTGCAATGGGGCCAGTCTCAGTGGTAGACCTGGCTCTGCTGTTAGCCTCTGAGGAGAGGCTGGAAAGCCCGTTTCCTGATCTGGGTCTTCATTGCCTCATCTGTGAAACACCAGTGTTAGAAGACAGTCTTGATGGTCCCGTTCATCTAAGACCCTAGGAGTGTGGCAGTGTCTGTTCTATTTGTGTTATAGTGTTGTCAGAAGAGCAGCTAGTATTTATTGTCAATTATATGCCAGGAGTTTTACAAGACACAATCACTTTAATTTCATCCTCGCAACAGCCTTGTGAAATGGACCTTATTACCCCCATTTTGTTGAtgggaacactgaggctcagaaaggtatCCAAGCTCTTAGTTCATGGTAGAACTGGGATTTGTGCTTTTGACCATCATGCTAGCCAGCACCAGGGAGGAAAGTCTTCCCCCAGAGCCACAGGCTGTCAGCAGTTCTTACATGCTGTTCTGCTCATCCCTGGTCCAGGACTCCCCAGTGATGCTATCGAAAAGGGCCGAAACTTCAAGATTGTCACGGAGGTGCAGCAGGACGGGCAGAACTTCACCTGGTCCCAGCACTACCCGGGCGGCCACTCCATGACCAACAAGTTCACCATCGGCAAGGAGTGTGACATGGAGACCATGGGAGGCAAGAAGTTCAAGGTGAGAGAGCCACTAGCtgcccttccctctttccctaaGCCTCTGGCTAACTTCTTGGTCTCAAACCTGTTCCCTGGGGCTCCACCCCAAACTGAGGCTCGGTTCTCGAGTCTAGCGTCCAGCCTTAAGCGCTTGAGTTACTCAGCAAGTTAGCCACTCCCCGTTCTTAATGCTTCGGCCTCTAACAGACACTAACAAAACTGTTAAAAACTGCTAACACTTGCCAAGCACTTAATGTATATTCCACACACCTGCTGAATACTTCACACACATTAATGCAGCGAATCCTACGAAGTCGCAACAGTtactatcccattttacagaggagggagTTAGGCTAAGCCCTGGGGTTCAGTCACGTGGCCCTGGTCACACAGCGCTGGCAGACCTTCACgcccaggcagcctggcttcAGAGACCATAACCATTTGCTCGGGCTGCCTTCCTGCGTAGCCTACCGATGCATAGCCCTAGAATCGGACTCTCGTGGGTCCGAAACTGTAATCTTactaagaaagaagtaaaaggtgACTGTCCTCTCTTAACCCAACCTGATCCCGCAGATCTTCCACCGATGCTGGGTCCCCTCTATCGCCCCCAGCCATGGCTACCACAGTACAGAATGAGTGCTCCTAAAGTTCATCTTCTGGCACTTGTGGATTTTAATTTCTCAGGATGTCCTTCTGTGTCAGCACGGATCGATTTgccttattctttttaatgctcaCACAGTATCTTACAGTATGGTAATGCTACCCTTCCTTTAACACGCCCTCATTGATAGACACTGAGGTTATTCACTGGTGGAGAGCTCGGATGGCTGTTTAGGTTGCTTACAATGACAATGCTGCAATCCACATCCGAGATGACATCATCATTATCCTAACAATAAGGATCCTAACCGACTCCACAGTTAACAAGGAGTGCTCCTTACGTGTggggcactgttctaagcacttcccATATGTCCTATGAAATCCTAGTCTTCTTAGGAACTCTGGAGGAGGTACCGTTACTACCCCCATTTCAGAGgtgagaaagctgaggcacagCGAGGTTGAGGGACTTGTGTGTGTCGTCTATGTCCTGCACCTCCGAGCCAAGTCCCGTCCCAGAGGGGACTGGCCCACATCTGGGGGCCTCTGCCAGCTCAGGTTCCGTGTTATGCTTCTCTTCCAGGCCACCGTGCACATGGAGGGTGGGAAGATCACGGTGGAGTTCCCCAACTATCGCCAGACCTCGGAGATTGTGGGTGACAAGCTGGTGGAGGTGAGTGTCTGCTGGTTCCTGGGACGATGATGAGAACATTCTTCTGCCTCCAGCCCTGGCTCTAGGGGCATTTCCCATGTGCCCCTAGAGTGCCCGGGGGACATCATCTCATTCAACCTTCACAATACCCTGTTAGGTAGGGATGTTTCCCTGTATCTTCCAGGTGAGGGCACTGAGGGGCTAGGAGCTGAGTGGTTAGCTGGAGGGCACCTAGCTTCTCTGACAGTGCTGGGAACTGACGCTTGGCAGTGACTCTGCCGCCTCAGCGGCCCAAGCGTGGAAGCCCATGGGACCCTCCTCCGAGTTTAAACCAAGGGGGGAGTCTGGGTGAGCCCCAAAAGGGCAGCCACCATGCTGCTCCACTCCCCCAAGGGACTTCAAGCCCTCCCTGCTagatcttctgattttttaagaGAAGCTGGAACTTTGCACTTCTTTGTGAAACCTTCAGACTACTAAACGTTGGCAATGAATTAAACCTTTGAAAAAATGCTGGCAGGGGTAACACACACATCTGTGGCTGGACCCTTCCCACGCCCGGTGCTCTGTCAACACAGCCTGGAGGGGCTGCTCTCCCTTCACCTCACTTCCGTTTCTTCCCCTGGGGTTCCAGAATTTTCCCTAGGTGAAAGAAATGGATGTGAAGTTAAAAGCAAAGGTAGGCTCTTCCATACTTCATTCTCCCCTTGGGAGCACATGTCCTGGGCCAGAGCTCCCTGGGGTCCAGACTGCCCTCCCCAAGACTCTCCAGAAGGGAAGTGATGCGGGAGGTGGGGTttgccacccccttcccccatcttctcttctctttttctccctcgtattctttttccttcatctCAAACCCAGCTAGAAACCGAAGAGGAGACATGACCTCCCATTATTCTGTTTTTACAGAGAGGCCACAGAGGCTCAGAGATAACAAGTAACTTGTTCAAAGCCACAAAGCTAGTTTGTGGTGGAGGCAGGTCCCAAAGGCTGACTTCTAGACTAGGCTCTCTGCCAGCTCTCCCCAGGCTAGTGGACCtttaatttaaacaaacaaacaaacaaacaaataaataaaatctacaactAAAGAGAtgcacagtattttaaaatatatatataaaagaacaaaagtgaCTCTCCATTTTTTCCTGGATGGAAATTAACCTCTTAGAAAATCTATAAATGCTTTGGACACATTGTTACATGAAATGTCAGCCAGTGGGTTCTGACTCCCAGAAGCAAAGCTCCCAGCTTGTGAGGTGTGTGGGGAGCACCCAGAGCGGCAGAACCAGAAGCAGGTTGTGTCCAAGACGAGGATCAATCTTCCAGAACTGAAGAAACCTGTTTCCTGCTTCCGAGAGGCTCCTGACTATGGAGTCTGCGTGCTGTGAGCAGTGCCCGGAGTTCAGGGTTgtcatgaacacacacacacacgcacgcacaagGGCAGAGGCATGCACATGGATTAGGTGCCCCATAAATGCTGTGTGGTGAAGTTGAGTGTGGCCTCTCCATCTTAAAGGGGTTACTTGACTCCTCCAGACTTCAGTATTCACTCCTCTATAATGGGTACAATCCTACAGCATTGTTGGGAGAATTAAATGGGGTAACACAAGGGAAGTGCCTGGAGTAGGTGGAACTTCAGTGGACAGATGGAAGGTTACAATACAAAGAGCCCCGTCAGCCCTCACATCTGTTTAGCACTTTTGCCTCGCTGAGTCTACACAGGAGCTCGTGTAACaaattgggaaactgaggctcagagaagtggtGCGACCTGCTCACTTCTACTCGCGGCTGGGACTGGAGGCCTGTCTTCCCCGAGCTGTGTTCGGTCTCACTTAGGGACCCCTGCAATGATTCCCTCTTTCTGGCTGCTTCTTTCAGATCTCCACCATCGGAGGTGTGACCTATGAGCGTGTGAGCAAGAGACTGGCCTGAGCAGCCAGGGCCCCAAAGCCACCAGGAAAGCtggaagaagaaaacattctGTTTGCTCTGAAcctctttgtctttgtttttgttttctggtgtcGTGGGGCAGTTTCTAGCTGGGTAAGGGTGGGAAAGGCTGGAGGATGGCTACACAGGGCAAACCTTGGCCCTGAGACCCCTGTGGGCTCAGCAGTGTGGCAGAGGAAGGCCTGAATGTGGACAGCAATACTCCCGACCCCCTGCTGTTCAAGAAGCAGGGTGGGCACATTTCCTGGCACCCTTGCCATCCACTTCTCTGAGGGTAGAGACCCAGGGCTCCTTTAACACACTGACTCTTCATGTGGGCCGCAGGGCAGGAGTatcaggtggtggtgggggacacTTCCAGGAGAGGGTCCTGCTGCTGGCCTCCAAGGCTGGCAGATGAAGGAGGAAGGCACTACCACTTGGCCAGAAAGGTGTTCTGGCATGGCCGTGGCTCTGCTGTTCATTGGCTGTGGAGGCatccttctgggcctcagtttacctaGTGGCACACGAGGGGGCCAGGAGGACCAATAAAGGACTGAAGAGAAACGAGAGAGTATTAGATGGCAAGGGGGCCATGGGAGTGCCAAGAGGGACAAGAAGGACCTGGGATGTCCTAGTTTAGACAGCGGTGCCTGGGACACACTGTGAGGGGCTTCAGCTGGCTGGGGAAGGTGGTCTGAAGGTGGTCTGACCTCCTGCTGGGTTCCTAGAGCTGAGTCCAGGATTCTGAGGAAGGCTTTGGGTCATCCCTGCTTGATTTTGTCTGTCCAGGGCATGGGAGTGGGCACGGTGGGGGGAAGGGCGGCTTGTGCCCTGACCAGAGAATCCCTAACCCAGAGCACTGAATGGTCCTTTTcccattctccttcctccttAGACCCCCAAGGACCCCTCCTTGACTTCTTACCCTATATTTTTCTGTATGACAATTCACTTATTTTTGCTACAATAGAAACTTTACATCACTTCTACATTTTAACATCATTTTCCACAAACTGATGAAAACTATCAAAAAAGGCCAAAACTGGACAACAGCTACATCCCGTTAGAGCCCCGAGCCTGAGGCCTCCCTAAGTGAAGACAGATGTAACAGGAAAAGCAGCATCAAGTAAGCCACACTGTCCTTGGTGAAATCAAAATTACTGCAAGGCTACTGAAAAGAGAATGTACCCGCTATGAGAAATTATCTCGATTGTCCAAGTCCCAGATATGGGGCCTTAGAAATTAGGTTTGCTAGTGCCTTGCACAAGGTTTagcacacagcaggtgcctcATAAGTGCTACCAGCCTCTGTCATGAACAGCCTTTCACTGTCACAGGCCATCCTTGGTGACATGGCCCAGCTTACTGgcagctccctcctgcctcctcccacaTTCTGCCCTGAAACTTGTTTATCTTCCCAAGAACAGCActcagcctccccccagcccccaccaagcCAGTACCCGTGCATACCATCGTTTTGCCAAGACTTATTGCTAATTAAGTGAACTAGGTAAGCATTAAATTAAACTAGCAGTGTTGCTGTTTCTCCTCCAGACTGAATAATTACTCATAATGAGCTTGGATAATAAGTCTCTAAATAACAGAGAGTTAACCATAATTAGGCTGAAaattgagagattgagagaaagagggaggaggaggaagggagaggatggagaataggagagcagggaagaggaggggggaggggagggaggagtggggagagggaggcagggagagggaggaggaggaggagggagaggagaggagagagactgtTCTTCCTTTGGCGACTGATTCAAGGACAAATTCAAATGGTTAGCAGgggagaaattctttttttttttttttattaaagattttatttatttatttgatagagagaaatcacaagtagatggagaggcagacagagagagaggaggaagcaggctccctgctgagcagagagcccgatgcgggactcgatctcaggaccctgagatcatgacctgagccgaaggcagcggcttaacccactgagccacccagatgccccagcaggGGAGAAATTCTTAAGCCAGTTTTGTTACAGTGACACACGCATAGAAAAGCAGGACCTCAGAGCTCAACTAGTTTAAACTCTATTTCACAGATACGGAAACAgcagctcagagaggggaagacaATTGCCCACGGTCACATGACAGCAAGTGTCTCTGAGAATAATGTGGGTTTGGGTATTGCCACCTGATGGAGGCTACAGTTTCTCAATCCAGCTTCTggggcaggggcggcggggggtAGGTGGTAGATGGAATAAAGCGAGCTGGAGGAAAGCATCACTCTGACGGCATCTTGGCAGGGAGGTTTTTCAGGCTGACAGCTTGGACTCTGGGGACACACTGACAGGGTTTGAAATATTTCACCCTCCTCCATGGCCTAGAAGCTTTGCCCCTTGGGGTAAGTTCACCCATTCCTCTGAGCcggtttcctcatctaaaaatggggatagggacgcctgggtggctcagtgggttaagccgctgccttcggctcaggtcatgatcccagcgtcctgggatcgagtcccacatcaggctccttgcttggcagggagcctgcttctccctctgcctctgtctgtcattctgtccgcctgtgctcgctctctctccctctttctctgacaaataaataaataaaatatttaaaagtggggataataattgtGCTCACCTGTAGAGCTGTCATGCTACAAGCTCACTAAATAGTTAGCTGTGGCCACCATGACCAGccaccatcacctccaccatCACCACCGCCATTCCCAACCAGCATGATGAGAGGGTTAGCTGCTTCCTTCACTTGACTCCAGGCACAGGCACAAGCTGCTGGCTTTCTGTGGGTCTTACCTTGTCCATGTGCAACATGGACCAAGAAGACCTTTCCTTCCCGGGTCATGGGGAAGTTGCAAAGATTAAGGGTAAAAACCCATGTTCATGGGCTTCTAGTAAGAAGAGCTTCGTCATTTTGCTGCACTGTCCAAGATACTATAATGACCCCCCACTCCACAGGCCTCAATTCGGGGGCCCCGTATCCCAGTCTCTTCGTGACTTTCATTCTGACCCGTGGGAGTCATTTATTTCACTCCGGGGTGGGTAACTGCTTCCCCCCCAGAAAGCTCATCCAGCGAAGCCGGCGCTTTTCAAAGCCATCTTCACAGACCACCACTAGGTGGCGCTCCACCACCCACCTGACGCCCCAAGAGGACAAGGTGGGAGTGTCTGTTGTGGGGGCGGGGCGAAGGGTGGGCAGTGAGATCCAAGTGATTGGGTTTTGGTGGCCGAGTGTTATGTCATCTACGGGTGACATGGCATTGGAGGCTACTTGGGTTCCTCAGACAGGCATTTCTAAATTTGAAACCAATTCCTACCACTTACCCATACAGAGACCTAGAGCATTCCTGAACCCCAGTGTCTTGGTCTGGAAAACGGTGGTAATAATACAagctcttgagagagagagcatgagcgaagtGTCAAATACAGGCCCTGGAACATTGTAAGCGCTCATTAAACAGCTCTAAGGGCCTCTCTTGCAGTTCTACTGGGGAGAATGGGAACAGGTAGGGCCAGAGCATTTAGAGCAGAAAAAGTGTCCAAATTTGGCTGTGCCCGAGCATCTCCTGAGGGTCCTCTTAAAAGGACCGCTGGGCCCTACGCCAGTCCTCCTGAACTGTACCCTTAAGGATGGAGACTAGAGAACTGTCCCTGTGCAGTGCTCCCCAGCCACAAAGGACTTTGGAGACTCTTCTGGGTCCCAAGCCTCCCATGTTTGCAGAAAGCATGACTTCCTGTGTATCCTGCCCATTGTGTCCATCCAGGGCAGCAGCCTGAAATACTGGTCAGAGCTGGCCCAGCAGAAGCCAGACCACTCGAGTTCTTCCTTAGAAGCTGGAGCTGGGTCCGAAGTGAAGCTCAGAAACTCACCTGAGTTCCCAAAGAAGGGAAAGGCCCAATTATTTACACTCTATCTCATAGAACTCACTGTTGAATAATGATACTGTACATTCCATGCTTAGTTACCATAAGCCCAAGCTGATAGCCTTCCCACCTTAgaaatggggagacagagagcagagtggTGGCTTTTTTCAAGGTCATCTAGTTAAGATCAGACAAACTCGACCTTCCACCTCTGAGGCCCAATGCTCTCACCTATATACTAGAAGTTTCACACTTCCAGCCAAAGAACTATTCTAACTTACAATGTATTTTACTGGTCTTCTATtgtgttaagaatttttaaaatttaattttaaattaaatgaaaaattagtaGGTTTCCTAGAAAGTACAGATTCCAGTGGCTCTGGAACTCTGACGGTTCAGCAATGTGGAGCTTATGTCCCTGAAAGGTACTAACTGACCAGAGCAGAGTAGAAGCCACATCCTCTAGGGAGACGCTAGTTTCACCGCAGTACCCACTGCATCATGCTGTGTCGGTCACTCAGCTGGACTCACTGTGTTTCCTGCCTGGTCCTGGTAGGCATCTGGACTTGAGACTCCTGCGAAATGCTATGACCTTTCTGCGGAAATTCAAGTCACAGAGGTTTTCCCTGAGAAACAGAGAATGAGGTGAATGAGGGCTGGTAAGATTCTTTCCTAGGCATGTGGTGCCAGGGATGGGCAGAGCCAGTCCAGAGGCAGGGTTCCTCCCAGGGGATGCTCTGGGAAAGGCCCAGCCTGGTCCCAGCTCTCCACCTTCACATGGGGTTCGGGGACCCTCCCAGATCAAAGCCTGCTGGGGGAAGACAGCTGGAGCCATAAATCACGTTAGCCTAGGGCAGATGTGCAAGAAgccatttctgtatttctgttgCTGAGTTTGCCTGCCACGTCGTCCATCAGGAGAACAAACGGCTGGCAACCCTTTTCTTTTATGAACCCATATCCCTTATCCTGTCATATCTTCCCCACCAGGTGAGTGCAGTGGTGAGCTGGGACCGTTACAGAGCCTTTTACTCATCCAAAGCCCTCGAATGAGGTACTACAAGGCGGCAGAACAGATTCAAACTGCCAGGGTGTGAACTGTGACTCCTGCCTTCCTCACTGCAAATAACTTCTCCGTGCCCCCATTCTCTGATCTGTATAATACGGCTAATAATAGTTCCTACCTTGTAGCGTTACTAGGATGATTATCAACAAGAGGAGCAAATTCCTTAGCATTGCACTTTGtacacagtaaatgctcaataaatgctaacaCCTATGATTCATGCCACCGTCACCAGGTGGTAATATCCTTCATGTTCTACTGGGGGAAGGTAGCTGAGGGCACCACCATCAAACCAAGTAAGCCAACTAACAAGATCATTTCAGATGGCTTTAACagctatgaagaaaataagagtAACGAGTGACTAGGGTTCTTACAGACCTCTTTGGGAGGTAACACATGCTGAGGCTTCTTAACCTCTCtactgctgttactttgggctcGACTGTTCTTTTTTGTGGGGGCCATCCTGGGCTGTAGGATGTTCAGCAGGGTCCCTGGTCTCTACCCGCTATATGCctgccaccctccaccccactAGTGATGACCCGGaacatctccagacattgccaaacgtCCTCCAGGAGGCCAAGAATGGGCCCTGCTGAGAATCACGGATGGAAAGGATGAAGGGAGAGGAGCATGCTGGTGGCAGAACAGGAGGCGGGGGGCGGAGTTTGAACCCAAAAGGCATGAGGAAGTGGAACCTTGACCCCAACGCAAATCCAGGCATTTACGATGTTAAACCtaaagggaagcaggttctccttGGAAAATGCATCTGCATGTCCCAAGCCTCCACATGGCTTGGCAAAAGAAATACGGCATAGAACAAAGAAAGAACTGCATAGAACTGCATAGAACAAACAAGGATGGAAGAAGGTCTACGTCAAGAGCTCAGGCGGCTCAGAAATTCAGACAGGCATGCagtttccttcctctgtcttttgGGCCAGAAAGCAGGCCCTGTGTGAAGTCCTCCGCTGGAATGTCAGAGAAAACACGCGTCTGAGTCACCTGGAAGCCAGCTAGAAATGCAGATCTCCAGACCCCACTCCTCTTGGAGAATGCCCCATGCCAGTGTGCAGGTTGCTCGGGTTTGAAAATCTCTGGAATGAACCAGGTCAGCCCCAGAGGGGCCTTCAATGCATCTCTGCGCTTTTTCAAGCTTTCCGAACTACTGCCCAGCATGGGCACGAATCAAATCCAACACGGACGGCCCATGGGTGGAAGAAGTACAAGAGGATCCCTCGGGGCAAAGGCGGGCAGGAGCCCAggacctctgtggctcagtcccCTTCTTGAGCCCAAAACCACACTACTCAACCAGCTCTAAAGTAActggtggagaaactgaggcctaaaGACAGAGGGATAGTGAAGTGGGTGCTCTTGGTAGAGCCATGACTTGCCTTATTGTCGAATCCCCAAAACCTAGAGCCTCCTGCCTCGCCTGGCCTGCACACAGCAGGTAGGGAGCCCTATCCccaagccctgccctgccctgtcaACACGCCTGGTTCCCAAACAGCTATGGGGGCTGGACCTCAGCCTCATGCCCTGAACATGTATCTCCCCACACCTCCCATCCTCACTGAAGGCATCCAGGCTGTGTGAGAACCACTCAGCGCCACGCTTACACCGCATCCCTAGAAGGGTTGACAGCAAATTCCATCATCGACTCTATGGTACATAAATTTTTACTTTGTAACCCTCCTGACAGCAGTGTTTCATCAGCAGTATCTTAAACACGGTGCCCTGGTCTACTTGGCaggttttcctttaattcttcttACTGGCATATAAGACAATGGTGCATCCTGAAGGGGACTTCATGTTTGGTTCTGA
Proteins encoded in this region:
- the FABP6 gene encoding gastrotropin; translated protein: MAFSGKYEFESDKNYDEFMKRLGLPSDAIEKGRNFKIVTEVQQDGQNFTWSQHYPGGHSMTNKFTIGKECDMETMGGKKFKATVHMEGGKITVEFPNYRQTSEIVGDKLVEISTIGGVTYERVSKRLA